A DNA window from Rubripirellula tenax contains the following coding sequences:
- a CDS encoding serine/threonine-protein kinase encodes MTDSSCPRVEDLQRLLDDTLPEDLSATIGSHIEDCAGCQSLLDHLSSDAWVEDASGSSRTLSASEYTVRLNQGQLPKSPTGQSTPNRSTMRFPLPPMTSRGIGRIGRYEVLRQIASGGSGVLFEAWDSDLDRPVALKVLRFENAGDADSQQRLKREARVASELRHDHILPVYEFISAASDEFPPALVMKLLSGRTLADFARDGRKVMPIQAAKWIQQAARGVDAAHQAGLVHRDIKPSNLLIDEGNTDRVMVADFGLVSETDGNSDLTRTGDIAGTPAYMSPEQIEDARAIDARSDIYSLGCVLYQLLTGQAPFAGTVRMVLWQILNDEPKSPRSLDDQIPIAIENICLKAMSKDPRNRYDTAAAMADDVQRFVDGNPTIAKPVGVMTRVRRMLKQHPAAAATLGVTMISAVVIAAIASAAAIKLAAANAETRYQAAQSALDRDIALQAMETVVFTAYDELDADEFETDEIQIRLLEKAAHSLSMIEDRGDAKLLRYRAETHARLGLALQRSQQWDRALEHLSLASESLRQIGLAERETKPLRLLQLRIVAGQARVRYEMEPTPEMWPTLEQARTLADQMLADDPTDIDVAVLASDIFRDFGHAVSDRDGDTAAIPHYVRSLESHQRIGALDTISYYQRVSRLMIQNDIAVAYYDSEATESALKEFSQLQTWSQQCIAIDRRDEDPADLFETQEYLVEAYSGRSSCLADQGKLDEGLRIAEQGWPISEAYLQQRPLDVSVNEIVDLFAKNAHSIAVDANDPVAKKRWAKRLLDLATASHEADPTRATEKRLSRAKRRLEANRR; translated from the coding sequence ATGACCGATTCGTCATGCCCTCGCGTCGAAGACTTGCAGCGGCTGCTCGACGATACGCTGCCCGAGGATCTGAGCGCCACGATTGGATCTCATATCGAAGACTGTGCGGGGTGCCAGTCGTTGCTTGATCACTTGTCGAGTGATGCGTGGGTCGAAGACGCCAGTGGTTCGTCCAGGACGCTTTCGGCAAGCGAATACACCGTTCGTCTGAATCAAGGTCAACTTCCCAAGTCGCCGACCGGCCAAAGTACGCCAAATAGAAGCACGATGAGGTTTCCGCTTCCGCCAATGACTTCGCGAGGCATCGGGCGGATCGGACGGTACGAAGTACTTCGTCAAATTGCCAGTGGCGGTAGCGGCGTGTTGTTCGAGGCTTGGGACAGCGATCTTGATCGGCCGGTCGCGTTGAAGGTGTTACGTTTTGAAAATGCCGGCGATGCGGATTCTCAACAACGACTCAAACGCGAGGCGCGTGTCGCATCCGAGTTGCGGCACGATCATATTTTGCCGGTCTACGAATTCATTTCGGCAGCGTCGGACGAGTTTCCGCCCGCGCTGGTGATGAAACTGCTTAGCGGACGAACGCTTGCGGATTTCGCCCGCGATGGTCGCAAGGTGATGCCGATCCAGGCGGCGAAGTGGATCCAGCAAGCCGCACGCGGCGTCGACGCGGCTCATCAAGCGGGGCTGGTCCATCGCGACATCAAGCCATCGAACTTGTTGATCGACGAGGGAAACACCGACCGAGTGATGGTCGCCGATTTCGGTTTGGTTAGCGAAACGGATGGCAATTCCGATCTGACACGGACGGGCGACATCGCCGGAACGCCGGCCTACATGAGCCCCGAACAAATCGAGGACGCTCGTGCGATCGACGCGCGCAGCGACATTTATTCACTCGGCTGTGTTCTGTATCAATTGTTGACCGGCCAGGCTCCGTTCGCCGGCACCGTGCGAATGGTTCTCTGGCAGATTCTGAACGATGAACCCAAGTCGCCACGATCGCTGGATGATCAAATCCCAATCGCGATCGAAAACATCTGTTTGAAGGCGATGTCCAAGGATCCGAGAAATCGTTACGACACGGCTGCGGCCATGGCGGACGACGTTCAACGTTTCGTCGACGGCAACCCGACGATCGCCAAACCCGTGGGCGTCATGACTCGGGTTCGGCGCATGCTGAAGCAACATCCCGCCGCGGCGGCGACGCTGGGAGTGACGATGATTTCGGCCGTCGTGATTGCCGCGATCGCATCGGCCGCCGCGATCAAGTTGGCGGCAGCCAATGCCGAAACGCGTTATCAAGCCGCACAATCGGCGCTCGATCGGGACATCGCGCTTCAAGCGATGGAGACGGTCGTTTTCACCGCCTACGACGAACTGGATGCCGACGAGTTCGAAACCGACGAGATTCAAATTCGTTTGCTCGAAAAAGCGGCGCACAGTTTGTCGATGATCGAAGATCGCGGCGATGCGAAACTGTTGCGTTATCGCGCCGAGACGCACGCACGATTGGGGCTGGCTTTGCAACGATCGCAGCAGTGGGACCGGGCGTTAGAACATCTTTCGTTGGCCTCGGAATCGTTGCGGCAAATCGGTTTGGCCGAACGAGAGACGAAGCCGCTTCGGTTGTTGCAACTGCGCATCGTGGCCGGCCAGGCACGTGTGCGCTACGAGATGGAACCGACGCCCGAGATGTGGCCGACGCTCGAGCAGGCTAGAACGTTGGCCGACCAAATGCTGGCCGATGATCCGACCGACATCGACGTGGCAGTGTTGGCCAGTGACATCTTCCGTGATTTTGGGCATGCGGTTTCGGATCGTGACGGCGACACCGCCGCGATCCCGCATTACGTCCGATCGCTTGAATCCCACCAACGGATCGGGGCGCTCGACACGATCAGCTACTATCAACGCGTATCGCGACTGATGATCCAGAACGACATCGCCGTCGCATACTACGACAGCGAAGCGACCGAATCGGCTCTCAAGGAATTCAGCCAACTGCAAACTTGGTCCCAACAGTGCATCGCGATCGACCGGCGGGACGAAGACCCCGCCGACTTGTTCGAGACTCAAGAGTACTTGGTCGAAGCCTATTCGGGTCGTTCGAGTTGCTTGGCAGATCAAGGGAAATTGGATGAAGGCCTCCGTATCGCCGAACAGGGTTGGCCGATTTCCGAGGCGTATCTCCAGCAGCGTCCACTTGACGTTTCAGTTAACGAAATCGTCGACTTGTTCGCAAAGAACGCTCATTCGATCGCCGTCGACGCGAACGACCCGGTTGCGAAAAAACGGTGGGCAAAGCGACTTCTCGACTTGGCCACTGCCAGCCACGAAGCCGATCCGACCCGCGCGACTGAGAAACGACTGTCACGCGCCAAACGCCGACTCGAAGCAAACCGCCGTTAG